A DNA window from Amycolatopsis sp. DSM 110486 contains the following coding sequences:
- a CDS encoding TetR/AcrR family transcriptional regulator, translated as MNDTAGQASSRRGRDRARTEADLLQATFDLLQRDGIFAGLNLQEVADRSGVNRGQIYQYFGDRRSLLRAAVAHRAREWAAGAKRHWEASFLGRRKAMFRSALANPAPTLVEALLAIDGDPDYHALPEIEKTRAALQRDQATGALPADGDAIAMHVFMVAAYKGYLIFREALARDVGVPVEELDARVLTVHDQVAGAMTEGDPRDR; from the coding sequence GTGAACGACACCGCCGGGCAGGCGTCGAGCCGGCGCGGGCGCGACCGGGCCCGCACCGAGGCCGACCTCCTCCAGGCGACTTTCGACCTGCTCCAGCGCGACGGGATCTTCGCCGGGCTGAACCTGCAGGAGGTCGCCGACCGCTCCGGGGTGAACCGCGGCCAGATCTACCAGTACTTCGGAGACCGGCGATCCCTGCTGAGGGCGGCCGTGGCCCATCGCGCCCGGGAATGGGCGGCCGGCGCGAAACGGCACTGGGAGGCGTCGTTCCTCGGCCGGCGCAAGGCGATGTTCCGCAGCGCGCTCGCGAACCCTGCGCCCACGCTGGTCGAGGCCCTGCTCGCGATCGACGGCGACCCGGACTACCACGCTCTGCCCGAGATCGAGAAGACGAGAGCCGCTCTCCAACGCGACCAGGCCACCGGTGCCCTGCCCGCCGACGGCGACGCGATCGCGATGCACGTGTTCATGGTCGCGGCGTACAAGGGCTACCTCATCTTCCGCGAGGCGCTCGCGCGTGACGTCGGTGTGCCGGTCGAGGAGCTCGACGCCCGCGTGCTGACCGTGCACGACCAGGTGGCCGGGGCGATGACCGAGGGCGATCCGCGGGACCGATGA
- a CDS encoding DUF5313 family protein, producing the protein MVSPRPGPIRWLRYVYGARLPDEYRPWVLHDATARTWVLRFALRVFFEALPWLTAGFLLLVFLTPLPAGLVLLGLLMALVLGLFLTLGSADELAEVRLAKHGFPPNTGKEVRKRRGGAGTWP; encoded by the coding sequence ATGGTCAGCCCACGGCCAGGCCCGATCCGGTGGCTGCGCTACGTCTACGGCGCGCGGCTCCCCGATGAGTACCGCCCGTGGGTGCTGCACGACGCGACCGCCCGGACCTGGGTGCTGCGGTTCGCGCTCCGCGTGTTCTTCGAGGCACTGCCCTGGCTCACCGCCGGGTTCCTCCTGCTGGTGTTCCTCACGCCGCTGCCGGCGGGTCTGGTGCTGCTCGGGTTGCTGATGGCGCTGGTGCTGGGACTCTTCCTCACCCTCGGCAGCGCCGACGAGCTCGCCGAAGTGCGTCTCGCCAAGCACGGCTTCCCACCGAACACCGGCAAAGAAGTCCGGAAACGTCGCGGCGGTGCCGGAACATGGCCGTGA
- a CDS encoding CaiB/BaiF CoA-transferase family protein, whose product MSDALAGVRVLDAATVLAGPVSATILGDFGAEVVKIEDPKVGDFTRGGGRSPGWLQEGRNKKSVALDLRTSEGQAVFHRLVPHFDVVVTNFRPPTLERYRMLPEHLQPLNPRAILLYLTGFGLTGPYRDRGAFDRIASAYSGLTYATGEPERPPVRSGYSVIDYMSAYLAAFSVVSALYHRDHGSGSGQVIDLALYEAALRSSEDSVTAYGLDRQVRERLGNKNPAIVPASDFVTSDDRRVSLHAGTDSLFRRLSAVMNQPELADDPRFADRPARIRHQDELYPLISEWVSRLTADEVVKLLSDADIPASPIMSVADLMNDPHCRARGSVITVDDAEFGEVPMVAPLPHLSATPGSVRWAGTTLGAHTEEVLGGLLGLSTAELDALRGRGVV is encoded by the coding sequence ATGAGCGACGCGCTGGCCGGTGTCCGGGTCCTCGACGCCGCGACCGTCCTCGCCGGACCGGTCTCGGCGACGATCCTGGGCGACTTCGGCGCCGAGGTGGTCAAGATCGAAGACCCGAAGGTCGGCGATTTCACCCGCGGCGGCGGGCGGTCGCCGGGCTGGCTCCAGGAGGGACGCAACAAGAAGTCCGTGGCGCTCGATCTCCGGACGTCCGAAGGGCAGGCCGTGTTCCACCGGCTGGTGCCGCACTTCGACGTGGTGGTCACGAACTTCCGCCCGCCGACGCTCGAGCGCTACCGCATGCTGCCCGAGCACCTGCAGCCCCTCAACCCGCGGGCGATCCTGTTGTACCTCACGGGGTTCGGCCTCACCGGGCCCTACCGCGACCGCGGCGCGTTCGACCGGATCGCGAGTGCCTACAGTGGACTGACCTACGCCACAGGCGAGCCGGAGCGGCCGCCGGTGCGCAGCGGATACTCGGTGATCGACTACATGAGCGCCTACCTCGCGGCGTTCTCCGTCGTGTCCGCGCTGTACCACCGCGATCACGGTTCGGGCTCGGGCCAGGTCATCGACCTGGCGCTGTACGAGGCGGCGTTGCGGTCCAGTGAGGACTCGGTGACCGCCTACGGCCTCGACCGCCAGGTCCGGGAACGGCTGGGCAACAAGAACCCGGCCATCGTCCCGGCGTCGGACTTCGTGACGTCCGACGATCGCCGGGTGTCGCTGCACGCGGGCACCGACTCGCTGTTCCGGCGCCTGTCCGCGGTGATGAACCAGCCCGAGCTGGCCGACGACCCGCGCTTCGCCGACCGCCCCGCCCGGATCCGCCACCAGGACGAGCTGTACCCGCTCATCAGCGAGTGGGTCTCGCGGCTGACCGCCGACGAGGTGGTGAAACTGCTGAGCGACGCCGACATTCCGGCGTCGCCGATCATGAGCGTCGCCGACCTGATGAACGACCCGCACTGCCGGGCCCGCGGCTCCGTGATCACTGTGGACGACGCGGAGTTCGGCGAGGTCCCGATGGTCGCGCCGCTGCCGCACCTGAGCGCGACGCCCGGCAGTGTCCGCTGGGCCGGCACGACGTTGGGCGCGCACACCGAAGAGGTGCTCGGCGGCCTGCTGGGCCTGTCCACCGCGGAGCTCGACGCGTTGCGGGGCCGGGGTGTGGTGTGA
- a CDS encoding ABC transporter substrate-binding protein — translation MSRTTRALCATAVTAGLVFASACAPSSQQNQATDAKQVSVLPAGMSLSGKPGTPAPKPLAQRASLKVGIPSKLELEAPALLAQVYGEFGKENLDVTFVTDTVPNLLTLLGQDKIDLVYAGAQALVFNALRHGVPIRWVSGVASSSPDSGVYMSTKYGSKASDFNPASLKGKNIGVNPGGLAAPSEYGLYDLITKGGLKPADVRMTPFSDIAAMVQALNNGSIDGATLGPPFTASIKPGTAFNAEGGYPDSMQIAGYFATTDLLGEHRDAGVAFFRAVERTVNTHLSGDYHQDTDVMTKMAQQLGTTVDTLRIAPSVPFDFNVPAESVASLQKMYQAVPNTLQIGSPVKPEELIDLSLVIDAAQGK, via the coding sequence ATGTCCAGAACCACCCGGGCGCTCTGCGCCACCGCCGTCACGGCGGGCCTGGTGTTCGCGAGCGCGTGTGCCCCGTCGTCGCAGCAGAACCAGGCCACCGACGCCAAGCAGGTGTCCGTGCTGCCGGCCGGCATGAGCCTGTCGGGCAAGCCCGGCACGCCCGCGCCCAAACCGCTGGCGCAGCGTGCTTCGCTCAAGGTCGGCATCCCGTCCAAACTGGAGCTCGAAGCGCCGGCGCTGCTCGCCCAGGTCTACGGCGAGTTCGGCAAGGAGAACCTCGACGTCACGTTCGTCACCGACACAGTGCCGAACCTGCTCACGTTGCTGGGACAGGACAAGATCGACCTCGTCTACGCCGGCGCGCAGGCACTGGTCTTCAACGCGCTGCGCCACGGCGTCCCGATCCGCTGGGTCTCCGGCGTCGCTTCGTCCTCTCCGGACAGCGGCGTCTACATGAGCACCAAGTACGGCAGCAAGGCGAGCGACTTCAACCCGGCTTCGCTGAAGGGCAAGAACATCGGCGTCAACCCCGGTGGCCTGGCGGCTCCGTCGGAGTACGGGCTGTACGACCTGATCACCAAGGGTGGCCTCAAGCCCGCCGACGTGCGGATGACTCCGTTCAGCGACATCGCCGCGATGGTCCAGGCGCTCAACAACGGCTCGATCGACGGCGCCACCCTCGGCCCGCCGTTCACCGCGAGCATCAAGCCGGGCACCGCGTTCAACGCCGAGGGCGGGTACCCGGACAGCATGCAGATCGCCGGCTACTTCGCAACCACCGACCTGCTCGGTGAACACCGCGACGCGGGTGTCGCGTTCTTCCGCGCGGTGGAGCGGACCGTGAACACGCACCTGTCCGGTGACTACCACCAGGACACCGACGTGATGACCAAGATGGCCCAGCAGCTCGGCACGACCGTCGACACGCTGCGGATCGCGCCGTCGGTGCCGTTCGACTTCAACGTGCCCGCCGAATCGGTGGCGAGCCTGCAGAAGATGTACCAGGCCGTGCCGAACACGCTGCAGATCGGCTCCCCGGTGAAGCCCGAAGAGCTGATCGACCTGTCGCTCGTGATCGACGCGGCGCAAGGCAAGTGA
- a CDS encoding VOC family protein, whose amino-acid sequence MDLYTIMSVSDLPRALEWFTAFLGRPADEVIGEEHLWQLGEAAWLVVDAREVRAEGVGRAMVTLGVTDLDEILARLAAHGITHEPVETYANGVRHVVVLDPDGNSLSLAQSPAEPA is encoded by the coding sequence GTGGACCTGTACACGATCATGAGCGTGAGCGACCTGCCCCGGGCCCTGGAGTGGTTCACCGCGTTCCTGGGCCGGCCCGCCGACGAGGTCATCGGCGAGGAGCACCTGTGGCAGCTGGGCGAAGCCGCGTGGCTCGTGGTCGACGCGCGGGAGGTGCGCGCCGAGGGCGTGGGCCGGGCGATGGTCACCCTCGGCGTCACCGATCTCGACGAGATCCTCGCCCGCCTCGCCGCGCACGGCATCACGCACGAACCCGTCGAGACCTACGCCAACGGCGTGCGCCACGTCGTGGTCCTCGACCCGGACGGGAACAGCCTCTCGCTCGCGCAGTCGCCGGCGGAGCCCGCGTAG
- a CDS encoding nucleotidyltransferase domain-containing protein — protein MTVPAQHREFLDDVLPKISRDPRVAGVAVSGSIAHGEPDVYSDVDVLVVVSDEAFNAVMAERFALIGSWVDLVAGFTGEHVGEPRLVITLTGPRLLHVDFKFVRVADFGERTSDPKILWERDGALTRALAAAPLAKEPLDEQWLEDRFWVWVHYAATKLGRGELFDVLGFLAFLRETVLGPLIAARAGISPRGVRRLEFAAPEEARELRATVCGYDTKEAGAAVLASIELYRRWRGDVERRDRAEELAVRYLADVLESGGR, from the coding sequence CCGCGAGTTCCTCGACGACGTGCTCCCGAAGATCAGCCGCGACCCACGCGTGGCCGGGGTGGCCGTCAGCGGCTCGATCGCCCACGGCGAGCCCGACGTCTACTCCGACGTCGACGTCCTCGTGGTCGTTTCCGATGAAGCGTTCAACGCGGTGATGGCCGAGAGGTTCGCGTTGATCGGCTCGTGGGTCGACCTCGTCGCGGGCTTCACCGGCGAGCACGTCGGCGAGCCGCGGCTGGTCATCACCCTGACCGGGCCGCGCTTGCTGCACGTGGACTTCAAGTTCGTGCGAGTGGCCGATTTCGGCGAGCGGACGAGCGACCCGAAGATACTTTGGGAGCGCGACGGTGCGCTGACCCGGGCCCTCGCCGCCGCGCCCCTCGCCAAGGAGCCGCTGGACGAACAGTGGCTCGAAGACCGGTTCTGGGTGTGGGTCCACTACGCGGCCACGAAACTCGGGCGCGGCGAGCTGTTCGACGTCCTAGGATTCCTGGCTTTCCTGAGGGAAACCGTCCTGGGGCCGCTGATCGCCGCGCGCGCCGGCATTTCTCCTCGAGGCGTCCGCCGGCTGGAGTTCGCCGCTCCGGAAGAGGCGCGTGAGCTGCGGGCCACCGTCTGCGGGTACGACACGAAGGAGGCCGGGGCTGCGGTGCTGGCGAGCATCGAGCTGTACCGGCGCTGGCGCGGCGACGTCGAGCGGCGTGACCGGGCCGAGGAGCTGGCGGTGCGGTACCTCGCCGACGTGCTGGAGTCGGGCGGCAGGTAG
- a CDS encoding ABC transporter permease has translation MSTLMTSHEELGGRELVRRTPGPAELAPQRHARRRRGVTLTLAWATPVLIVVVWELTAQFGILDTRFFPAPSVIWQAGVQSIQDGVMTDAIVDTVRKLVIGYGIGVVAGVALGVLLGLSWIARAALEHTLVALYTLPKLALFPVFLLIFGLGGLPQIVLVGVSVFFIVVLASTTAVLSVEQGYRDAAEVLGAKRTQLLRHVILPAALPAIATSIRLTAGIGILVIVGIEMVSGDSGLGYLIFQRSQVFDPATMYAGVIIAGVIGVAFTGLVSLALKFAVPQQRPRLRRS, from the coding sequence GTGAGCACGCTCATGACGTCGCATGAGGAGCTCGGAGGTCGTGAGCTCGTCCGGCGCACACCCGGTCCCGCCGAGCTGGCGCCGCAGCGACACGCCCGGCGCCGCCGCGGCGTGACCCTCACGCTGGCCTGGGCGACCCCGGTGCTGATCGTCGTGGTCTGGGAGCTCACCGCGCAGTTCGGCATCCTCGACACCCGGTTCTTCCCTGCCCCCAGCGTGATCTGGCAGGCGGGCGTGCAGTCCATTCAGGACGGTGTGATGACCGACGCCATCGTCGACACCGTGCGCAAACTCGTGATCGGCTACGGGATCGGCGTCGTGGCCGGCGTGGCGCTCGGTGTCCTCCTCGGACTGTCGTGGATCGCCCGGGCTGCGCTGGAACACACGCTGGTCGCGCTGTACACGCTGCCGAAGCTGGCGCTGTTCCCCGTGTTCCTGCTCATCTTCGGCCTCGGTGGGCTGCCGCAGATCGTCCTGGTCGGCGTGTCCGTATTCTTCATCGTCGTACTCGCTTCCACCACCGCGGTGCTGTCGGTCGAGCAGGGCTACCGCGACGCCGCGGAAGTGCTCGGCGCCAAACGCACCCAGCTGCTGCGCCACGTCATCCTCCCCGCAGCGCTGCCCGCCATCGCGACCTCGATCCGGCTGACCGCGGGCATCGGCATCCTCGTGATCGTCGGCATCGAGATGGTGTCGGGCGACAGTGGCCTCGGCTACCTGATCTTCCAGCGCTCCCAGGTGTTCGACCCCGCGACGATGTACGCCGGCGTGATCATCGCCGGGGTGATCGGCGTGGCCTTCACCGGCCTCGTCAGCCTCGCGCTGAAGTTCGCCGTCCCCCAGCAGCGGCCGCGCCTGCGCCGGTCCTGA
- a CDS encoding ABC transporter ATP-binding protein: MSDVVISATGVERTFVSRGHAVHALGPVDLTVERGQFVAIVGPSGCGKSTLLRIVAGLAAPSAGEIVIDRADADSPLCSMVFQDYGIFPWKTVLANVRLPLDIAGVSRPRANEVARDWIERAGVSGFESAYPATLSGGMRQRVALARAFVANPEILLMDEPFAALDAQLRLVLQQELLRVWEAHRRTILFVTHAIDEALLLADRVVVMSSRPGRILDDIEVPFARPRTRAARSAAEFGALEDHIWRLLKGEVEEREHAHDVA, from the coding sequence ATGTCCGACGTCGTGATCAGCGCGACGGGCGTCGAGCGGACGTTCGTTTCCCGCGGCCACGCGGTCCACGCGCTGGGCCCGGTCGACCTGACCGTCGAAAGAGGACAGTTCGTCGCCATCGTCGGCCCGTCCGGCTGCGGAAAGTCGACGTTGCTGCGGATCGTCGCGGGGCTGGCCGCGCCCTCGGCCGGCGAGATCGTGATCGATCGTGCGGACGCGGATTCGCCGCTGTGCTCCATGGTCTTCCAGGACTACGGCATCTTCCCCTGGAAGACCGTGCTCGCCAACGTGCGGCTCCCGCTCGACATCGCCGGCGTCTCACGGCCGAGGGCCAACGAGGTGGCCCGCGACTGGATCGAGCGCGCCGGCGTCTCCGGCTTCGAATCCGCCTACCCGGCCACGCTTTCCGGCGGCATGCGCCAGCGCGTGGCCCTGGCCCGGGCGTTCGTGGCCAACCCCGAGATCCTCCTGATGGACGAGCCGTTCGCCGCCCTCGACGCGCAGCTGCGCCTGGTCCTGCAACAGGAGCTGCTGCGGGTGTGGGAGGCGCACCGGCGCACCATCCTGTTCGTCACCCATGCCATCGACGAGGCACTGCTGCTGGCCGACCGCGTCGTCGTCATGTCCTCGCGGCCCGGGCGCATCCTCGACGACATCGAGGTCCCGTTCGCCCGGCCGCGCACCCGCGCCGCGCGTTCGGCGGCCGAGTTCGGCGCCCTCGAAGACCACATCTGGCGGCTCCTGAAAGGTGAGGTGGAAGAACGTGAGCACGCTCATGACGTCGCATGA
- a CDS encoding dienelactone hydrolase family protein: MGCNEHPDPRWARPGRHRVVTGEVDEWATADGQRVAVFAQEPDSTGEKPVVVLCHGLGGSHRGYAGFGHHLASHGYAVLHPQFRDAFELAGPELGLSGVDERTWPADPVAKQRMHALLFDPEHWLSRVGRVHAVLDALAAKPNLRPDHVLLAGHSFGAYTAQLLLGARLSGHETFTHPAVAGGILLSPQGSGDRGLTPDSWHDVELPLLVVTGTRDFGARGEGVEWRREPYDRARSRFKHLAVVHDGDHQLGGIPRHDTENSPTAAAISAVATAFADRVHGDRAAGEWLANAPFPTILDHTHQEEAACPTS; encoded by the coding sequence GTGGGCTGCAACGAGCACCCGGACCCCCGGTGGGCCCGGCCGGGACGCCATCGGGTCGTCACGGGTGAAGTCGACGAATGGGCGACCGCGGACGGGCAGCGGGTCGCCGTTTTCGCGCAAGAACCGGACAGTACCGGGGAAAAGCCGGTTGTCGTCCTGTGTCACGGGCTGGGCGGGAGCCACCGCGGGTACGCGGGCTTCGGCCACCACCTCGCGTCCCACGGCTACGCGGTGCTGCACCCGCAGTTCCGCGATGCCTTCGAGCTCGCAGGTCCGGAGCTCGGCCTGTCCGGTGTGGACGAACGAACCTGGCCCGCGGATCCCGTGGCCAAGCAACGGATGCACGCACTGCTTTTCGACCCGGAACACTGGCTGTCGCGGGTCGGCCGGGTGCACGCGGTGCTCGACGCGCTCGCCGCCAAGCCGAACCTGAGGCCCGACCACGTACTGCTCGCCGGGCACTCGTTCGGCGCCTACACCGCCCAGCTCCTCCTGGGCGCGCGCCTGTCCGGCCACGAGACCTTCACCCACCCGGCCGTCGCGGGCGGAATCCTGTTGTCACCGCAGGGAAGCGGCGACCGCGGGCTCACGCCGGACTCCTGGCACGACGTCGAGCTGCCCCTGCTGGTCGTCACGGGCACGCGTGACTTCGGTGCCCGCGGCGAGGGCGTCGAGTGGCGCCGCGAGCCGTACGACCGGGCGCGCTCACGGTTCAAGCACCTCGCCGTAGTCCACGACGGCGACCACCAGCTCGGCGGAATCCCACGCCACGACACCGAAAACAGCCCGACGGCGGCCGCGATCTCCGCGGTCGCCACGGCGTTCGCCGACCGCGTGCACGGCGACCGGGCCGCGGGGGAGTGGCTCGCGAACGCACCCTTCCCGACGATCCTCGACCACACCCACCAGGAGGAGGCCGCATGTCCGACGTCGTGA